The Streptomyces griseiscabiei genome includes a window with the following:
- a CDS encoding alpha/beta fold hydrolase, whose protein sequence is MTDPATTPAAPSNQPASPVRLDVPGAKELIHRDVAANGARFHIAEAGDGPLVLLLHGFPQFWWTWRHQLVALADAGFRAVAMDLRGVGGSDRTPRGYDPANLALDITGVVRSLGEPDAALVGHDLGGYLAWTAAVMRPKLVRRLAVSSMPHPRRWRSAMLSDVKQTSAGSYIWGFQRPWIPERQLTADDGALVGRLLRDWSGPRLPDDEAVEAYRRAMCIPSTAHCSIEPYRWMVRSMARPDGIQFNRRMKRPVRVPTLHLHGSLDPVMRTRSAAGSGEYVEAPYRWRLFDGLGHFPHEEDPVAFSAELINWLKDPEPDR, encoded by the coding sequence ATGACCGACCCCGCGACCACCCCGGCCGCCCCCTCGAATCAGCCCGCGTCTCCCGTACGGCTCGACGTGCCCGGCGCCAAGGAGCTGATCCACCGGGACGTGGCCGCCAACGGCGCGCGCTTCCACATCGCCGAGGCGGGCGACGGGCCGCTGGTGCTGCTGCTGCACGGCTTCCCGCAGTTCTGGTGGACCTGGCGGCACCAACTGGTCGCCCTCGCCGACGCGGGGTTCCGGGCCGTGGCGATGGACCTGCGCGGGGTGGGCGGCAGCGACCGCACGCCCCGGGGGTACGACCCCGCGAACCTCGCCCTCGACATCACCGGGGTCGTACGGTCCCTCGGCGAGCCCGATGCCGCGCTGGTCGGCCACGACCTGGGCGGCTATCTGGCGTGGACGGCGGCCGTGATGCGCCCGAAGCTCGTACGGCGGCTCGCGGTCTCCTCGATGCCGCACCCGCGGCGCTGGCGCTCGGCGATGCTCTCCGACGTCAAGCAGACCTCGGCGGGCTCCTACATCTGGGGGTTCCAGCGGCCCTGGATCCCCGAGCGGCAGCTCACCGCCGACGACGGCGCCCTCGTCGGGCGGCTCCTGCGGGACTGGTCGGGGCCGCGGCTGCCCGACGACGAGGCCGTGGAGGCCTACCGGCGGGCCATGTGCATCCCGTCGACGGCCCACTGCTCGATCGAGCCGTACCGGTGGATGGTGCGGTCGATGGCCCGCCCGGACGGCATCCAGTTCAACCGCCGGATGAAGCGGCCGGTCCGGGTGCCCACCCTCCACCTGCACGGTTCGCTCGACCCGGTGATGCGCACCCGCAGCGCGGCGGGGTCCGGGGAGTACGTCGAAGCGCCGTACCGTTGGCGGCTGTTCGACGGTCTGGGACACTTCCCGCACGAGGAGGACCCGGTGGCGTTCTCCGCCGAACTCATCAACTGGCTGAAGGACCCCGAGCCCGACCGGTGA
- a CDS encoding phage holin family protein has protein sequence MSAPDGSPVGAERSVGQLFASATAEMSALVHDEIALAKAQLRQDVKRGVIGGGAFTAAGAVLIFSLPMLSFALAYGIRTWSEWNLAICFLLSFAANVVVALVLTLIGVVFSKKAKKGQGPQKVAASMKETAGVLQNAKPHPRRPAPADDAVEAVARSTS, from the coding sequence ATGAGCGCACCCGACGGCAGCCCGGTCGGAGCCGAACGCAGCGTCGGCCAGTTGTTCGCCTCGGCGACGGCCGAGATGTCCGCGCTGGTGCACGACGAGATCGCGCTGGCCAAGGCCCAGCTGAGGCAGGACGTCAAGCGAGGCGTGATCGGCGGCGGGGCGTTCACCGCGGCCGGCGCGGTGCTGATCTTCTCCCTGCCCATGCTGAGCTTCGCCCTGGCGTACGGCATCCGCACCTGGAGCGAGTGGAACCTGGCGATCTGCTTCCTGCTGTCGTTCGCGGCGAACGTGGTGGTCGCCCTCGTGCTGACCCTCATCGGCGTGGTCTTCTCCAAGAAGGCCAAGAAGGGGCAGGGTCCGCAGAAGGTCGCCGCGTCGATGAAGGAGACGGCGGGCGTGCTGCAGAACGCCAAGCCGCACCCCCGTCGGCCCGCCCCGGCCGACGACGCCGTCGAGGCTGTGGCACGCTCGACGTCATGA
- the nhaA gene encoding Na+/H+ antiporter NhaA, which translates to MAASRTTPTRKVLGRLSLPERTFVADALRTETVGGCLLLLAAVTALVWVNVPALHDSYESVSDFHFGPEALGLNLSVAHWAADGLLAVFFFVAGIELKRELVAGDLKDPRTAALPVVAALCGMAVPALVYTLTNLTGGGSLAGWAVPTATDIAFALAVLAVIGTSLPNALRAFLLTLAVVDDLCAILIIAVFFTDDLNFAALGGAFAGLAVFWLLLRKGVRGWFVYVPLALVVWALMYNSGVHATIAGVAMGLMLRCTRREGEERSPGEHIEHLVRPLSAGLAVPLFALFSAGVAVSGGALEKVFTQPETLGVVLGLVVGKAVGIFGGTWLTARFTRATLSEELAWPDVFAVASLAGIGFTVSLLIGELAFEDDPVLTDGVKAAVLTGSLVAAVLATVLLKLRNAKYQALWAAEERDDDLDGVPDVYEQDDPAYHLRMAAIHERKAAEHRRLAEVAGGAGDGDDGPA; encoded by the coding sequence GTGGCCGCGTCCCGCACCACCCCCACCCGCAAGGTCCTCGGCCGGCTCTCACTGCCCGAGCGGACCTTCGTGGCGGACGCGCTGCGCACGGAGACCGTCGGCGGCTGTCTGCTGCTCCTGGCCGCCGTCACCGCGCTGGTCTGGGTCAACGTCCCCGCGCTGCACGACAGCTACGAGAGCGTCAGCGACTTCCACTTCGGCCCCGAGGCGCTGGGGCTGAACCTGTCCGTGGCGCACTGGGCGGCCGACGGACTGCTCGCGGTCTTCTTCTTCGTCGCCGGAATCGAGCTCAAACGCGAACTGGTCGCCGGTGATCTGAAGGACCCCAGGACGGCCGCGCTGCCCGTGGTCGCGGCCCTGTGCGGCATGGCCGTACCGGCGCTCGTGTACACGCTCACCAACCTCACCGGCGGCGGCTCCCTGGCCGGCTGGGCGGTGCCCACGGCGACCGACATCGCCTTCGCGCTGGCCGTGCTCGCCGTCATCGGCACCTCCCTGCCGAACGCGCTGCGGGCCTTTCTGCTCACCCTCGCCGTCGTCGACGACCTGTGCGCGATCCTGATCATCGCGGTGTTCTTCACCGACGATCTGAACTTCGCCGCGCTCGGCGGCGCGTTCGCCGGTCTCGCCGTCTTCTGGCTGCTGCTGAGGAAGGGCGTGCGCGGGTGGTTCGTGTACGTTCCGCTCGCGCTCGTCGTGTGGGCGCTGATGTACAACAGCGGCGTGCACGCCACCATCGCGGGTGTCGCGATGGGGCTCATGCTGCGCTGCACCCGGCGCGAAGGCGAGGAGCGCTCTCCCGGCGAGCACATCGAGCACCTTGTGCGCCCCCTGTCGGCCGGTCTCGCCGTGCCGTTGTTCGCCCTGTTCAGCGCGGGCGTCGCGGTGTCGGGCGGTGCGCTGGAGAAAGTGTTCACCCAGCCCGAGACGCTCGGGGTGGTGCTCGGGCTGGTCGTCGGCAAGGCGGTCGGCATCTTCGGCGGGACCTGGCTGACCGCCCGTTTCACCCGGGCCACGCTCTCCGAGGAACTGGCCTGGCCGGACGTCTTCGCGGTCGCCTCGCTGGCCGGCATCGGCTTCACCGTGTCGCTGCTCATCGGCGAACTCGCCTTCGAGGACGACCCGGTGCTCACCGACGGCGTCAAGGCGGCCGTCCTCACCGGGTCGCTCGTCGCGGCGGTCCTGGCGACCGTCCTGTTGAAGCTGCGGAACGCCAAGTACCAGGCGCTGTGGGCCGCCGAGGAGCGCGACGACGACCTCGACGGCGTCCCCGACGTCTACGAACAGGACGACCCGGCGTACCACCTGCGCATGGCCGCGATCCATGAACGTAAGGCCGCCGAGCATCGCAGGCTTGCCGAAGTGGCGGGCGGGGCAGGCGACGGCGACGACGGTCCGGCATGA
- the acs gene encoding acetate--CoA ligase, with the protein MSNESLANLLKEERRFAPPADLAENANVTAEAYERARADRLGFWAAQARRLTWAKKPTETLDWSNPPFAKWFADGELNVAYNCVDRHVEAGNGDRVAIHFEGEPGDSRSLTYAQLKDEVSRAANALLELGVQAGDRVAVYMPMIPETAVAMLACARIGAAHSVVFGGFSADALATRIQDADAKVVITSDGGYRRGKPSALKPAVDEAVAKAGNVEHVLVVRRTGQDVAWDDSRDVWWHEIVDRQSSAHTAQPFGAEHPLFILYTSGTTGKPKGILHTSGGYLTQTSYTHHSVFDLKPETDVYWCTADVGWVTGHSYIVYGPLANGATQVMYEGTPDTPHQGRFWEIVQKYGVTILYTAPTAIRTFMKWGDDIPAKFDLSSLRVLGSVGEPINPEAWIWYRKHIGGDATPIVDTWWQTETGAMMISPLPGVTSTKPGSAQTPLPGISATVVDDEANEVPNGGGGYLVLTEPWPSMLRTIWGDDQRFLDTYWSRFEGKYFAGDGAKKDDDGDIWLLGRVDDVMLVSGHNISTTEVESALVSHPSVAEAAVVGAADETTGQAIVAFVILRGTANAEDENLVADLRNHVGATLGPIAKPKRVLPVQELPKTRSGKIMRRLLRDVAENRQLGDVTTLTDSTVMDLIQAKLPAAPSED; encoded by the coding sequence GTGAGCAACGAAAGCCTGGCCAACCTCTTGAAGGAGGAGCGTCGCTTCGCGCCGCCCGCTGACCTGGCCGAGAACGCCAACGTCACGGCCGAGGCGTACGAACGGGCCAGGGCGGACAGGCTCGGCTTCTGGGCGGCTCAGGCCCGGCGGCTGACCTGGGCCAAGAAGCCTACCGAGACGCTGGACTGGTCGAACCCGCCGTTCGCCAAGTGGTTCGCGGACGGCGAGTTGAACGTCGCGTACAACTGCGTGGACCGGCATGTCGAGGCCGGGAACGGCGACCGGGTCGCCATCCACTTCGAGGGCGAGCCCGGGGACAGCCGCTCCCTCACCTACGCCCAGCTGAAGGACGAGGTGAGCAGGGCGGCGAACGCCCTGCTGGAGCTGGGCGTCCAGGCGGGCGACCGGGTCGCGGTGTACATGCCGATGATCCCGGAGACGGCCGTGGCGATGCTCGCCTGCGCCCGGATCGGCGCCGCGCACTCCGTCGTGTTCGGCGGTTTCTCCGCCGACGCGCTCGCGACCCGGATCCAGGACGCGGACGCGAAGGTGGTCATCACCTCCGACGGCGGCTACCGCCGCGGCAAGCCCTCCGCGCTGAAGCCGGCCGTGGACGAGGCGGTCGCCAAGGCGGGCAACGTCGAGCATGTCCTCGTCGTCCGCCGCACCGGCCAGGACGTCGCGTGGGACGACTCACGCGACGTGTGGTGGCACGAGATCGTGGACCGGCAGAGCAGCGCGCACACCGCGCAGCCCTTCGGGGCCGAGCACCCGCTGTTCATCCTGTACACGTCCGGCACCACGGGGAAGCCCAAGGGCATCCTGCACACCTCCGGCGGCTACCTGACGCAGACCTCGTACACCCACCACTCCGTCTTCGACCTCAAGCCGGAGACGGACGTCTACTGGTGCACGGCCGACGTCGGCTGGGTCACCGGCCACTCGTACATCGTGTACGGGCCGCTGGCCAACGGCGCGACGCAGGTGATGTACGAGGGCACCCCGGACACCCCGCACCAGGGGCGGTTCTGGGAGATCGTGCAGAAGTACGGGGTGACGATCCTCTACACGGCGCCCACGGCCATCCGTACGTTCATGAAGTGGGGCGACGACATCCCCGCGAAGTTCGACCTGTCCTCCCTGCGCGTCCTCGGTTCCGTCGGTGAGCCGATCAACCCCGAGGCGTGGATCTGGTACCGCAAGCACATCGGGGGCGACGCGACGCCGATCGTGGACACCTGGTGGCAGACCGAGACCGGCGCGATGATGATCTCGCCGCTGCCCGGTGTGACGTCCACCAAGCCGGGCTCCGCGCAGACACCGCTGCCGGGCATCTCCGCGACCGTCGTCGACGACGAGGCGAACGAGGTACCGAACGGCGGCGGTGGCTATCTCGTCCTCACCGAGCCGTGGCCGTCGATGCTGCGCACCATCTGGGGCGACGACCAGCGGTTCCTCGACACCTACTGGTCCCGGTTCGAGGGCAAGTACTTCGCCGGTGACGGGGCGAAGAAGGACGACGACGGGGACATCTGGCTCCTCGGACGCGTCGACGACGTGATGCTCGTGTCCGGCCACAACATCTCGACGACCGAGGTGGAGTCGGCGCTCGTCTCGCACCCGTCCGTCGCCGAGGCGGCCGTGGTCGGCGCGGCCGACGAGACCACCGGTCAGGCGATCGTGGCGTTCGTGATCCTGCGCGGCACGGCGAACGCCGAGGACGAGAACCTCGTCGCCGACCTCCGCAACCACGTCGGCGCCACCCTCGGCCCGATCGCCAAGCCGAAGCGGGTCCTGCCGGTGCAGGAGCTGCCGAAGACCCGTTCCGGGAAGATCATGCGGCGGCTGCTGCGGGACGTCGCGGAGAACCGGCAGCTCGGTGACGTCACGACGCTCACCGACTCCACGGTGATGGACCTGATCCAGGCCAAGCTGCCGGCGGCGCCCAGCGAGGACTGA
- a CDS encoding SulP family inorganic anion transporter, with protein sequence MSACVPTHATDPDPTNRTERDHRPHSPPEGPRRRFRISAADLSASVAVFLIALPLSLGIALATDAPLQAGLVAAAVGGLVAGRLGGSPLQVSGPAAGLTVVTADLIHQYGWRTTCAITVFAGLSQLGLAHLRVARSALAVSPAIVHGMLAGIGVTIAVAQLHIVLGGTPQSSVAANIGALPAQLAHLHPAAVSVSALTLVLLLAWPRLPGRLGRQLRTIPAALVAVAGATATASLAALSLPKVDLPSWRSHALAGVPDGPVLGLAAAVLTTTLVCSVQSLLGAVAMDKLAAGRTDVRRSDLDRELRGQGAANVVSGILGGLPIAGVAVRSTANVRAGAISRNSTMLHGVWVVAAALLLVPCLELIPLASLAALVMAVGVQMVSLHHIRTVTRHREVLVYAVTTLGVVALGVLEGVALGIAVAVGVALHRLTRTRITHEEREGVHHVHVRGQLTFLAVPRLSRALHQVPQGATVVVELDGSFMDHAAYESLQDWQHAHHAHGGSVEITGRAGTRISEPAGASAANCRCRPWTPWRNHQCEAPATPTAGTPEEEAAEGPNSHQLARGISAFQRNTAPLVRGELARLAREGQQPSQLFLTCADSRLVTSMITSSGPGDLFVVRNVGNLVPLPGEESGDDSVAAAIEYAVEVLNVRSITVCGHSGCGAMQALLKADPHGAQTPLKRWLRHGRPSLDRATDKNRPWARLAGREPADAIEQLCLTNVIQQLEHLRAHESVARALRAGALELHGMYFHVGEAQAYLLTEAAPESGVFDQVAGTTGTTGTSGKPDPDPTGTVLHDTRA encoded by the coding sequence ATGTCCGCCTGTGTCCCCACCCACGCCACCGACCCGGACCCGACGAACCGGACGGAGCGTGATCACCGACCGCACAGCCCCCCGGAGGGGCCGCGTCGCCGGTTCCGTATTTCGGCCGCCGACCTGTCCGCCTCCGTCGCGGTCTTCCTGATCGCCCTTCCCCTGTCCCTGGGCATCGCCCTCGCCACCGACGCCCCGCTCCAGGCCGGCCTCGTCGCCGCCGCCGTCGGCGGTCTCGTCGCCGGCCGCCTGGGCGGCTCCCCCCTCCAGGTCAGTGGTCCGGCGGCCGGTCTCACCGTCGTCACCGCCGACCTCATCCACCAGTACGGCTGGCGCACCACCTGCGCCATCACCGTCTTCGCCGGCCTGTCCCAACTGGGCCTGGCCCACCTGCGCGTGGCCCGCTCGGCACTGGCCGTCAGCCCCGCGATCGTGCACGGCATGCTCGCCGGCATCGGCGTCACCATCGCCGTCGCCCAGCTCCACATCGTGCTCGGCGGCACCCCGCAGAGTTCGGTCGCCGCCAACATCGGGGCCCTGCCCGCCCAGTTGGCACATCTGCATCCCGCCGCGGTCTCCGTGAGCGCCCTCACCCTCGTCCTGCTGCTCGCCTGGCCCCGGCTCCCCGGCCGCCTCGGCCGGCAGCTGCGCACGATCCCGGCAGCCCTGGTCGCCGTCGCAGGCGCCACGGCGACCGCCTCGCTCGCGGCGCTGAGCCTGCCCAAGGTCGACCTGCCGTCCTGGCGGAGCCACGCCCTGGCGGGAGTGCCCGACGGACCGGTGCTCGGCCTGGCCGCCGCCGTCCTCACCACCACCCTGGTCTGCAGCGTGCAGTCGCTCCTGGGCGCCGTCGCCATGGACAAGCTGGCGGCGGGCCGGACCGACGTACGGCGCTCGGACCTCGACCGCGAGCTGCGCGGCCAGGGCGCTGCCAACGTCGTCTCCGGCATCCTCGGCGGCCTGCCCATCGCCGGCGTCGCCGTCCGCAGCACGGCCAACGTCCGCGCGGGCGCCATCAGCCGCAACTCCACGATGCTGCACGGCGTCTGGGTGGTGGCGGCCGCACTGCTCCTGGTCCCCTGCCTGGAGCTGATCCCCCTCGCCTCACTCGCCGCCCTGGTGATGGCCGTCGGGGTCCAGATGGTCTCCCTGCACCACATCCGCACGGTCACCCGCCACCGCGAAGTGCTGGTCTACGCGGTCACCACCCTCGGCGTCGTCGCCCTGGGCGTCCTGGAAGGCGTCGCGCTCGGCATCGCCGTGGCCGTCGGTGTCGCCCTGCACCGGCTCACCCGCACCCGGATCACCCATGAGGAGAGGGAGGGCGTCCATCACGTCCATGTACGAGGGCAGTTGACGTTCCTGGCCGTGCCCCGCCTCAGCCGCGCCCTGCACCAGGTCCCCCAGGGGGCCACCGTCGTCGTGGAGCTGGACGGGTCGTTCATGGACCACGCGGCGTACGAGTCGCTGCAGGACTGGCAGCACGCGCACCACGCGCACGGCGGCTCGGTGGAGATCACCGGCCGCGCGGGCACCCGTATCTCCGAACCCGCCGGTGCCTCGGCGGCCAATTGCCGCTGCCGCCCCTGGACGCCCTGGCGGAACCACCAGTGCGAGGCCCCGGCCACCCCGACCGCGGGCACACCCGAGGAGGAAGCCGCCGAGGGCCCGAACAGCCATCAGCTGGCGCGCGGCATCAGCGCCTTCCAGCGGAACACCGCCCCGCTGGTGCGCGGGGAGCTGGCCCGCCTCGCGCGCGAGGGACAGCAGCCCTCCCAGCTCTTCCTGACCTGCGCCGACTCCCGGCTGGTCACATCGATGATCACCTCCAGCGGCCCCGGCGACCTCTTCGTCGTCCGCAATGTCGGCAACCTCGTGCCGCTGCCCGGTGAGGAGAGCGGCGACGACTCGGTGGCGGCGGCGATCGAGTACGCGGTGGAGGTGCTGAACGTCCGGTCCATCACGGTCTGCGGGCACTCCGGCTGCGGTGCGATGCAGGCCCTGCTCAAGGCCGATCCGCACGGCGCCCAGACCCCGCTCAAGCGCTGGCTGCGGCACGGCCGGCCCAGCCTGGACCGGGCGACCGACAAGAACCGCCCCTGGGCCCGCCTCGCCGGACGCGAGCCGGCCGACGCCATCGAACAGCTCTGCCTGACCAACGTCATCCAGCAGCTGGAGCATCTGAGAGCCCACGAGTCCGTCGCCCGAGCCCTGCGCGCGGGCGCGCTCGAACTGCACGGGATGTACTTCCACGTGGGCGAGGCCCAGGCGTATCTGCTCACGGAGGCAGCACCCGAGAGCGGAGTCTTCGACCAGGTCGCCGGAACGACCGGCACGACCGGCACGAGCGGCAAGCCCGACCCCGACCCGACCGGGACGGTCCTGCACGACACGCGCGCGTGA
- a CDS encoding polysaccharide deacetylase family protein — MAVTQRIAVGVTLAATCAAALAGCGIGEPTGTVGPPGAKKAEKEGGQGLSATKEGVPAPPKAAVRLIGDGSTAYTGAQPHLPRPERLKPGQKPPQFVVFSWDGAGEDSQRLFSHFRKVARDNDATMTYFLSGVYMLPEEKRDLYRPPQHSPGRSDIGFNDVRGIKDTVDQLRGAWLEGDEIGTHFNGHFCGPGGVGEWSVEEWKSEISQAKSFVKAWKTNTGSGRAEPLPFDYDKELIGARTPCLEGQKNFMRAARELGFRYDTSGVRDQVWPEKDDGLWDLSMQLVPVPGRDFETLTMDYNFYVNQSGARAGAEGRREHWGDQFRDGLLAGFERAYEGNRAPLIIGNHFESWNGGVYMRAVEETIEAVCGKAEVRCVSFRQLADWLDAQDPKVLDRLRTLGVGQAPKKGWKNFLSAGPAPAPKGVPGAPAAKP; from the coding sequence ATGGCCGTCACCCAGAGGATCGCCGTCGGTGTCACGCTCGCCGCGACATGTGCCGCGGCCCTCGCCGGATGCGGGATCGGTGAACCGACGGGCACCGTCGGCCCGCCCGGCGCGAAGAAGGCCGAGAAGGAGGGCGGGCAGGGCCTGTCGGCCACGAAGGAGGGTGTCCCGGCGCCGCCGAAGGCCGCGGTCCGGCTGATCGGTGACGGCTCCACCGCGTACACCGGTGCGCAGCCGCACCTGCCCCGGCCCGAGCGGCTGAAGCCCGGTCAGAAGCCCCCGCAGTTCGTGGTGTTCTCCTGGGACGGCGCGGGCGAGGACAGCCAGCGGCTCTTCTCGCACTTCCGCAAGGTGGCCCGGGACAACGACGCGACCATGACGTACTTCCTCAGCGGTGTGTACATGCTGCCGGAGGAGAAGCGGGACCTCTACCGCCCGCCCCAGCACTCACCGGGCCGTTCGGACATCGGCTTCAACGACGTCCGCGGAATCAAGGACACCGTGGACCAGCTGCGCGGCGCGTGGCTGGAGGGCGACGAGATCGGCACGCACTTCAACGGCCACTTCTGCGGCCCCGGCGGCGTCGGCGAGTGGTCGGTCGAGGAGTGGAAGAGCGAGATCTCCCAGGCCAAGTCGTTCGTGAAGGCGTGGAAGACCAACACGGGCTCGGGACGGGCCGAGCCGCTGCCCTTCGACTACGACAAGGAGCTGATCGGCGCCCGGACGCCCTGCCTGGAAGGCCAGAAGAACTTCATGCGGGCCGCCCGCGAACTGGGCTTCCGCTACGACACCAGCGGCGTCAGGGACCAGGTCTGGCCCGAGAAGGACGACGGACTGTGGGACCTGTCGATGCAGCTCGTCCCCGTCCCCGGACGGGACTTCGAGACGCTGACCATGGACTACAACTTCTATGTGAACCAGTCCGGAGCCCGCGCGGGGGCGGAGGGCAGACGGGAGCACTGGGGCGACCAGTTCCGTGACGGCCTGCTCGCCGGCTTCGAGCGCGCCTACGAGGGCAACCGCGCGCCCCTGATCATCGGCAACCACTTCGAGTCCTGGAACGGCGGCGTCTACATGCGTGCCGTCGAGGAGACCATCGAGGCGGTCTGCGGCAAGGCCGAGGTGCGCTGCGTCTCCTTCCGGCAACTCGCCGACTGGCTCGACGCCCAGGACCCGAAGGTCCTGGACAGGCTGCGCACCCTCGGAGTCGGTCAGGCGCCGAAGAAGGGGTGGAAGAACTTCCTGTCCGCCGGACCGGCACCGGCCCCGAAGGGGGTTCCCGGAGCTCCGGCGGCCAAGCCGTAG
- a CDS encoding ATP-binding protein, producing the protein MKIAFVGKGGSGKTTLSSLFVRHLAASGAPVVAIDADINQHLGAALGLDETEAAELPAMGDRLALIKNHLRGSNPRITSAETMIKTTPPGDGSRLVRVREPNAIYDACARPVELDGGAVRLMVTGPFTDADLGVACYHSKTGAVELYLNHLVDGRDEYVVVDMTAGSDSFASGMFTRFDMTFLVAEPTRRGVSVYRQYKEYAADYGVALRVVGNKVHGQEDLDFLHAEVGDDLLVAFGHSDWVRALEKGRPPRFEHLEEANHRSLRALHDAADAMYELRDWERYTRQTEHFHLKNATSWGNERTGADLAAQIDPGFVLGEEVAAAV; encoded by the coding sequence ATGAAAATTGCTTTCGTCGGGAAGGGCGGGAGTGGCAAGACCACGCTGTCCTCGCTGTTCGTCCGCCATCTCGCCGCCTCAGGGGCGCCGGTCGTCGCCATCGACGCCGACATCAACCAGCACTTGGGCGCCGCTCTCGGCCTCGACGAGACGGAGGCCGCCGAACTGCCCGCGATGGGCGACCGGCTGGCGCTGATCAAGAACCATCTGCGCGGCTCCAATCCGCGGATCACCTCCGCCGAGACGATGATCAAGACCACCCCGCCCGGCGACGGCTCACGCCTGGTGCGGGTCCGCGAGCCCAACGCGATCTACGACGCCTGCGCCCGCCCGGTGGAACTCGACGGCGGGGCCGTCCGTTTGATGGTCACCGGCCCCTTCACCGACGCCGACCTCGGGGTCGCCTGCTACCACTCCAAGACGGGCGCGGTGGAGCTGTATCTGAACCACCTGGTGGACGGCCGCGACGAGTACGTGGTGGTCGACATGACGGCCGGTTCGGACTCCTTCGCCTCCGGCATGTTCACCCGCTTCGACATGACGTTCCTCGTCGCCGAGCCGACCCGGAGGGGGGTCTCCGTCTACCGCCAGTACAAGGAGTACGCCGCCGACTACGGCGTCGCCCTGAGGGTCGTCGGCAACAAGGTGCACGGTCAGGAGGATCTCGACTTCCTCCACGCCGAGGTCGGGGACGACCTGCTGGTCGCCTTCGGGCACTCGGACTGGGTGCGCGCCCTGGAGAAGGGCCGCCCGCCGCGCTTCGAGCACCTGGAGGAGGCCAACCACCGGTCCCTGCGCGCCCTGCACGACGCCGCGGACGCCATGTACGAGCTGCGGGACTGGGAGCGCTACACCCGTCAGACGGAGCACTTCCACCTGAAGAACGCGACCAGTTGGGGCAACGAACGGACCGGGGCCGACCTGGCCGCCCAGATCGACCCCGGGTTCGTGCTCGGCGAAGAGGTCGCCGCCGCCGTGTGA
- a CDS encoding Fic family protein, which yields MSTTGAAADPLAALGELPGVAGSVESVRRSVDRVYGHRVMRRRSNAVTSEAALRGARGSAALSGADWALEEVRRRSDFSGQDGDDEARAMGAALRLTAEAGQLLSIWRQSPLRVLARLHLVAAGSDDARVGRPRQDGEPVDEPLVELPLPGAAEVAGRLDGLSELIIKGSSAPALVTAAVVHGELLALRPFGFHNGLVARAAERIVLIGSGLDPKSVCPAEVGHAELGRAAYLAALDGYVSGTPEGMASWIAHCGRAIELGARESTAVCEALQRGAA from the coding sequence ATGAGTACGACAGGTGCGGCCGCCGATCCGCTCGCGGCCCTGGGAGAGCTTCCCGGCGTGGCCGGCTCCGTGGAGTCGGTGCGCAGGTCCGTGGACCGGGTCTACGGCCACCGCGTCATGCGACGCCGCAGCAACGCGGTCACCTCCGAGGCGGCCCTGCGCGGCGCGCGCGGCTCGGCGGCGCTCTCCGGCGCCGACTGGGCCCTCGAAGAGGTGCGCCGCCGCAGCGACTTCAGCGGCCAGGACGGCGACGACGAGGCCCGTGCCATGGGGGCCGCGCTGCGGCTGACCGCCGAGGCCGGCCAGTTGCTGTCGATCTGGCGGCAGTCGCCCCTGCGGGTGCTGGCCCGGCTGCATCTGGTGGCGGCCGGCAGCGACGACGCGCGCGTGGGACGTCCGCGACAGGACGGCGAGCCCGTCGACGAGCCGCTCGTCGAGCTGCCGCTGCCCGGCGCCGCCGAGGTCGCGGGCCGTCTCGACGGCCTCTCCGAGCTGATCATCAAGGGCAGTTCGGCCCCCGCCCTGGTGACCGCCGCCGTCGTCCACGGCGAACTGCTCGCCCTGCGGCCCTTCGGTTTCCACAACGGCCTCGTCGCGCGCGCGGCCGAGCGGATCGTCCTGATCGGCAGCGGCCTCGACCCCAAGTCGGTCTGCCCGGCGGAGGTCGGTCACGCGGAACTGGGCCGCGCCGCCTACCTGGCCGCCCTCGACGGCTATGTCTCCGGCACCCCGGAGGGGATGGCCTCCTGGATCGCCCACTGCGGCAGGGCGATCGAGCTGGGCGCGCGCGAGTCGACGGCTGTGTGCGAGGCGCTGCAGCGCGGGGCGGCGTAA